In Fusarium oxysporum f. sp. lycopersici 4287 chromosome 4, whole genome shotgun sequence, a genomic segment contains:
- a CDS encoding cysteine protease ATG4 has translation MSINMENAMANVDLGRYRRIVQMFWDPEPTNDVAHDHPVWCLGRSYKLSDKKNSKSDEHNPQTPPPAPKSDTEDQDTARSPNIPTNAPETPPESISSSFSSSLAYDDQSNDGGWPSGFITDFESRIWMTYRSEFDPIPRSTNPQATSSLSLSMRLKSQLGDQSPFSSDSGWGCMIRSGQSLLANTIALVRLGRDWRQGQSLEEECRILKDFADDPRAPYSIHSFVRHGASACGKYPGEWFGPSATARCIQALANSHEPSIRVYSTGDGPDVYEDDFMKIANPTGEAFHPTLVLVGTRLGLDKITPVYWEALIAALQMPQSVGIAGGRPSSSHYFIGSQGSFLFYLDPHHTRPALPYHENPMDYTSEEIESCHTARLRRIHVREMDPSMLIGFLIRSEEDWQDWKRSVKHVQGKSIIHVAQRNAVHGGSSEGREGAIDEVETLSDDDTDTIQEA, from the exons ATGTCTATCAACATGGAGAACGCCATGGCCAATGTCGACCTAGGACGTTATCGACGGATCGTGCAGATGTTCTGGGATCCAGAACCTACCAACGATGTTGCCCACGATCACCCAGTCTGGTGTCTTGGACGCTCCTACAAGCTAAGCGACAAGAAAAACTCAAAGTCCGATGAACACAATCCCCAGACGCCGCCCCCAGCACCAAAGTCGGACACCGAAGATCAGGATACAGCTCGATCGCCCAACATACCGACAAATGCCCCAGAAACCCCACCAGAATCAATATCGAGCagtttctcatcatcactggCATATGACGACCAGTCGAATGACGGTGGATGGCCATCTGGCTTCATAACCGATTTTGAATCAAGGATATGGATGACTTACAGATCCGAGTTCGATCCCATTCCTCGTTCCACGAACCCCCAAGCCACATCTTCACTGTCACTGTCCATGAGACTCAAGAGCCAACTAGGGGATCAGAGCCCATTCTCATCAGACAGCGGATGGGGATGCATGATTCGGTCTGGTCAAAGTTTACTTGCAAACACCATCGCACTCGTTCGCCTCGGGAGAG ACTGGCGTCAGGGACAATCACTAGAAGAAGAATGTCGAATCCTCAAAGATTTCGCCGATGATCCAAGAGCTCCATACTCAATCCACAGTTTTGTCCGACATGGTGCCAGCGCGTGTGGCAAGTATCCAGGTGAATGGTTTGGtccatcagcaacagcccGCTGTATCCA AGCATTGGCGAACTCACATGAGCCCTCAATCAGGGTATACTCCACTGGCGATGGGCCTGATGTCTACGAAGATGACTTTATGAAAATTGCGAATCCAACCGGCGAAGCCTTCCACCCCACGCTTGTATTGGTAGGAACTCGGCTGGGATTAGATAAGATAACTCCCGTCTATTGGGAAGCTTTGATTGCAGCTCTTCAGATGCCGCAGTCCGTTGGTATCGCAGG AGGCCgtccatcctcatcccatTACTTCATCGGCTCGCAAGGTTCCTTCCTATTCTACCTTGATCCTCATCATACAAGGCCCGCCCTCCCCTACCACGAGAACCCGATGGATTACACCAGCGAAGAGATAGAATCGTGTCATACTGCTCGACTGCGCCGCATCCATGTCCGCGAGATGGATCCTAGTATGCTGATAGGTTTTCTGATTCGAAGCGAGGAGGACTGGCAGGACTGGAAGCGTAGCGTGAAGCACGTTCAAGGCAAGTCGATTATCCATGTGGCGCAGCGAAACGCAGTCCACGGAGGCTCAAGCGAGGGCCGCGAAGGCGCAA